The Streptomyces sp. NBC_00670 genome window below encodes:
- a CDS encoding M20 family metallopeptidase, which yields MTAPDLGALLADIETLVTCESPSTDHEALARSAAEVATLGRRLLGADPEYLVTEGCPHLRWRFGDGPARVLLLGHHDTVWPLGSLRTHPFGIHDGVLRGPGCFDMKAGVVMALHAAAALPRRAGLTILVTGDEEIGSPRSRELIEAEARGCEAVFVLEASADGGALKCRRKGVSLYRIEVEGRAAHSGLEPEKGVNAGVELAHQVLAVTGLADPARGTTVVPTLSSAGTTTNTVPAAAGVALDVRAWNLAEQERVDAALRALRPVLPGARVRVTGGVNRPPLEATASDTLFALADSLARTLGLGPLAAAAVGGASDGNFTAGLGVPTLDGLGAVGGGAHADDEHVVVAELPGRTALLTALVEAALEGGASR from the coding sequence GTGACGGCGCCGGACCTCGGCGCGCTGCTCGCCGACATCGAGACCCTGGTGACCTGCGAGTCGCCGTCGACGGACCACGAGGCGCTCGCCCGCAGCGCGGCGGAGGTCGCCACGCTCGGCCGGCGGCTGCTGGGCGCGGACCCGGAGTACCTGGTCACCGAGGGCTGCCCCCATCTGCGCTGGCGGTTCGGCGACGGACCGGCCCGCGTACTGCTGCTCGGGCACCACGACACGGTCTGGCCCCTGGGCTCGCTGCGCACCCACCCGTTCGGCATCCACGACGGCGTGCTGCGCGGCCCCGGCTGCTTCGACATGAAGGCGGGCGTGGTGATGGCCCTGCACGCCGCCGCGGCCCTCCCCCGGCGCGCCGGACTGACGATCCTGGTCACCGGGGACGAGGAGATCGGCTCACCCCGGTCGAGGGAGCTGATCGAGGCGGAGGCGCGCGGCTGCGAGGCGGTGTTCGTGCTGGAGGCCTCGGCCGACGGGGGCGCGCTGAAGTGCCGCCGCAAGGGCGTCTCGCTGTACCGGATCGAGGTCGAGGGCCGGGCCGCGCACTCCGGGCTCGAACCGGAGAAGGGCGTGAACGCGGGCGTCGAACTCGCGCACCAGGTCCTCGCCGTGACGGGGCTGGCCGACCCCGCGCGCGGGACGACCGTGGTGCCGACCCTCTCGTCGGCCGGTACGACCACCAACACCGTCCCGGCCGCCGCCGGCGTGGCGCTCGACGTGCGGGCGTGGAACCTGGCCGAGCAGGAGCGCGTCGACGCGGCCCTGCGCGCGCTGCGTCCGGTGCTGCCCGGGGCGCGGGTGCGGGTGACGGGCGGAGTGAACCGGCCGCCGCTGGAGGCGACCGCGTCCGACACTCTGTTCGCCCTCGCCGACTCCCTGGCGCGGACCCTGGGCCTGGGGCCGCTCGCCGCCGCGGCGGTCGGGGGCGCCTCGGACGGCAACTTCACCGCCGGCCTCGGCGTTCCGACGCTGGACGGCCTCGGCGCGGTGGGCGGCGGGGCGCACGCGGACGACGAGCATGTCGTCGTCGCGGAACTGCCGGGCCGCACGGCGCTGTTGACCGCGCTCGTGGAGGCGGCGCTGGAGGGAGGGGCGTCGCGATGA
- a CDS encoding methyltransferase, whose product MTETPTPVTAPEPPADVVQLMNMLTGGAVVQILHAVVRLNVVDHLADGPRTAKEVAGREDSHEGATYRLMRAAASLGVLSYEGDGRFGLTGRGQLLRAGVPGSLRSLLLIQAGPSHWGPWGLFPEAVREGASQVRKVLGEDIFDYYGRPENAETARVFADAMSDMSALVTHGVAARADVRGATTAVDVGGADGHLVLTLMEADPALRGRVLDLPHAVEGAIKEAERRGLSDRFTGVGGDFFTEVPAGDLHLLKTVLHDWDDERCTRILSNCRAASREGGRALVVETIVGELGKPDFAALSDMAMLCVTGGVERDLNEFDALFAATGWRRGRTYPVGGGYSCMELEAV is encoded by the coding sequence ATGACCGAGACCCCCACGCCCGTGACGGCCCCCGAACCGCCCGCGGATGTCGTGCAGTTGATGAACATGCTCACCGGTGGCGCGGTCGTTCAGATCCTGCACGCCGTCGTCCGCCTCAACGTCGTCGACCATCTCGCCGACGGGCCGCGGACGGCGAAGGAGGTGGCCGGACGCGAGGACAGCCACGAGGGCGCCACCTACCGTCTGATGCGCGCGGCCGCCTCGCTGGGCGTGCTCAGCTACGAGGGGGACGGCCGCTTCGGCCTGACCGGGCGCGGGCAACTGCTGCGCGCCGGAGTGCCGGGCTCCCTGCGCTCCCTGCTGCTGATCCAGGCCGGGCCGTCGCACTGGGGCCCCTGGGGCCTGTTCCCCGAGGCGGTGCGGGAGGGCGCGAGCCAGGTGAGGAAGGTGCTCGGCGAGGACATCTTCGACTACTACGGACGGCCGGAGAACGCCGAGACGGCGCGGGTGTTCGCCGACGCCATGAGCGACATGTCCGCCCTGGTGACCCACGGCGTCGCGGCCCGGGCCGACGTCAGGGGCGCCACCACGGCGGTCGACGTCGGCGGCGCCGACGGACACCTCGTCCTGACGCTGATGGAGGCGGACCCGGCGCTGCGCGGGCGGGTGCTCGACCTGCCGCACGCCGTCGAGGGCGCGATCAAGGAGGCCGAACGACGGGGTCTGTCCGACCGGTTCACCGGCGTGGGCGGCGACTTCTTCACCGAGGTGCCCGCCGGGGACCTCCACCTGCTCAAGACGGTCCTGCACGACTGGGACGACGAGCGCTGTACGCGGATTCTGAGCAACTGCCGCGCCGCGAGCCGCGAGGGCGGACGTGCCCTGGTCGTCGAGACGATCGTCGGCGAGCTCGGCAAGCCCGACTTCGCCGCCCTCTCCGACATGGCCATGCTCTGCGTCACGGGCGGCGTCGAGCGGGACCTCAACGAGTTCGACGCCCTCTTCGCCGCCACCGGGTGGCGGCGCGGCCGGACGTACCCGGTGGGCGGCGGCTACTCCTGCATGGAGCTGGAGGCGGTCTGA
- a CDS encoding amidohydrolase family protein produces MQTLLRGGRVIDPGTGFDGPADVLVDGGRIAAVGPGIEAPPGAAVVEAAGLIVGPGFVDLHSHVHSVAGQRLQAMDGVTTALDLEAGLMPVARAYAEAAAAGRPLHYGFSASWGGARAQVLAGRTPDARFASSMDVLGDPRWQRSSTPRELAAWLSLLEDELAGGALGIGILMGYAPASDPAEFSAVARLAARAGVPTFTHVRELVEVDPATPVDGSAEVVRAAAETGAAMHHCHVNSTSGRHVDRVLGALAESRRAGSRVTVEAYPYGAGSTAVGAAFIDPERLRAKGLGPRSVVMVETGERIADEARLRHLRARDPGAPCLLEFLDEDDPGDRTLLRRALAFPDAVVASDAMPVFWPDGGTESTEWPLPPGGSTHPRTAGTFAKTLRLMVRESGAWSWPEAFRRCSHLPARVLDDVAPAARAKGRLGVGADADLVVLDPRTVTDAATYADPTRPSHGVRHLYVAGVPVVADGALRTDAFPGRPLRGESR; encoded by the coding sequence ATGCAGACGCTGTTGCGCGGTGGCCGGGTCATCGACCCGGGCACGGGGTTCGACGGGCCGGCCGACGTGCTCGTCGACGGCGGCCGGATCGCCGCCGTGGGGCCCGGCATCGAGGCCCCGCCCGGTGCGGCGGTCGTCGAGGCCGCGGGGCTGATCGTCGGGCCCGGCTTCGTCGATCTGCACAGTCATGTGCACTCCGTCGCCGGACAGCGGCTCCAGGCGATGGACGGGGTGACCACGGCGCTCGACCTGGAGGCCGGGCTGATGCCGGTCGCCCGCGCCTACGCCGAGGCGGCCGCCGCGGGACGCCCGCTGCACTACGGCTTCTCCGCCTCCTGGGGCGGCGCGCGGGCCCAGGTCCTGGCCGGCCGCACGCCGGACGCCCGGTTCGCGTCGAGCATGGACGTGCTCGGCGACCCGCGCTGGCAGCGCTCCTCCACCCCGCGCGAGCTGGCCGCCTGGCTGTCCCTGCTGGAGGACGAGCTGGCCGGCGGCGCCCTCGGCATCGGCATCCTGATGGGGTACGCGCCGGCCAGCGACCCGGCGGAGTTCAGCGCCGTCGCCCGCCTGGCGGCGCGGGCCGGGGTGCCGACGTTCACCCACGTCCGCGAACTGGTCGAGGTGGACCCGGCGACGCCCGTCGACGGGTCGGCGGAGGTCGTCCGCGCGGCGGCCGAGACCGGGGCGGCGATGCACCACTGCCATGTGAACAGCACCTCCGGCCGGCACGTCGACCGGGTCCTGGGCGCGCTGGCGGAGTCGCGGCGGGCGGGTTCGCGGGTGACGGTGGAGGCGTATCCGTACGGGGCGGGCAGCACGGCGGTCGGTGCGGCGTTCATCGACCCGGAGCGGCTGCGCGCCAAGGGGCTCGGGCCGAGGAGCGTCGTCATGGTCGAGACGGGCGAGCGGATCGCCGACGAGGCGCGGCTGCGCCACCTGCGCGCGCGGGACCCGGGGGCACCCTGCCTCCTGGAGTTCCTCGACGAGGACGACCCCGGCGACCGGACGCTGCTGCGGCGGGCGCTGGCCTTCCCGGACGCCGTCGTCGCCAGTGACGCGATGCCGGTGTTCTGGCCGGACGGCGGCACCGAGAGCACCGAGTGGCCGCTGCCGCCCGGCGGGTCGACCCATCCGCGCACCGCCGGCACCTTCGCCAAGACGCTGCGCCTGATGGTGCGCGAGTCCGGCGCCTGGAGCTGGCCGGAGGCGTTCCGGCGCTGCTCCCATCTGCCCGCGCGCGTCCTGGACGACGTCGCCCCGGCCGCCCGCGCCAAGGGCCGTCTCGGGGTCGGGGCCGACGCCGACCTGGTGGTCCTCGACCCGCGGACGGTCACCGACGCGGCCACCTACGCCGATCCCACGCGGCCCTCCCACGGCGTACGGCATCTGTACGTAGCCGGGGTGCCGGTGGTCGCGGACGGTGCCCTGCGCACCGACGCGTTCCCGGGACGGCCGCTGCGCGGGGAGTCGCGGTGA
- a CDS encoding helix-turn-helix domain-containing protein, with translation MTAQRPDAETTSGSIPGAGRTFTADVTRPAPGARGFDVFRREWEAQTGEALPLPSFDTGESGAFRIGVRAAKVHDAVVADVRFTRFVGRPSGSRELGDRVLVHLMSEGSWRFVGLDRRSESATVTAGSFLARRNGAPTLFDVAPGSRATVLILPTSVLDGAHDTRQILGSHDSAAMRVLRAHARMVRETVHELGGPAVLASRDALVELTRGALRQELDDAEPRLAPALARAAMLLADEHLADPGLTPASLARRLNVSLRTLHRAFAGTGEPVAAYIRRRRLECARRELLARWGRPSVTEAAARWHFADGSHFTRAFKRQYGETPTQAMARTPRLP, from the coding sequence ATGACAGCACAACGACCGGATGCGGAAACGACGTCGGGGTCCATACCGGGAGCGGGGCGGACGTTCACCGCGGACGTCACGCGACCGGCACCCGGCGCCCGCGGCTTCGACGTCTTCCGGCGGGAGTGGGAAGCGCAGACGGGCGAGGCGCTGCCGCTGCCGTCCTTCGACACCGGTGAGTCCGGTGCGTTCCGGATCGGTGTGCGGGCGGCCAAGGTCCATGACGCGGTCGTCGCGGACGTGCGCTTCACCCGGTTCGTCGGGCGCCCCTCCGGGTCCCGGGAGCTCGGCGACCGGGTGCTGGTGCACCTGATGTCGGAGGGCTCCTGGCGGTTCGTCGGGCTCGACCGGCGCAGCGAGAGCGCCACCGTCACGGCCGGGTCGTTCCTCGCCCGCCGCAACGGCGCGCCCACGCTGTTCGACGTGGCGCCCGGCTCGCGCGCGACGGTGCTCATCCTGCCCACCTCGGTCCTCGACGGCGCCCACGACACCCGGCAGATCCTCGGCTCCCACGACTCCGCCGCGATGCGCGTGCTGCGGGCGCACGCCCGCATGGTCCGCGAGACGGTGCACGAACTGGGCGGGCCGGCCGTCCTGGCCTCGCGCGACGCCCTGGTCGAGCTCACCCGGGGGGCGCTGCGGCAGGAGCTCGACGACGCCGAGCCACGGCTGGCCCCCGCGCTCGCCCGGGCCGCGATGCTCCTCGCCGACGAACACCTGGCGGACCCCGGCCTCACCCCCGCCTCGCTCGCCCGTCGGCTCAACGTCTCCCTGCGCACACTGCACCGCGCGTTCGCCGGTACCGGGGAGCCGGTGGCCGCGTACATCCGGCGCAGACGGCTGGAGTGCGCACGGCGGGAGCTGCTCGCCCGCTGGGGCCGGCCCAGCGTCACGGAGGCCGCCGCCCGCTGGCACTTCGCGGACGGCAGCCACTTCACCCGCGCCTTCAAACGGCAGTACGGGGAGACCCCCACCCAGGCGATGGCCCGCACCCCACGGTTGCCCTAG